The window TAGATTAATTACATGAACCGACATGAAAATGGCAGAAATCATAGTCTGTAGTCTATTGGATATTTATAGTGCGTCTAACCGTATTCCtattaaaagtattaaatatcTTACTGCATCTATTGTACCATGTAGTGAAGGATGTCAAAAGTACTATTCTTGAAATTTGTATTGAAGAATACAACATTCTAGTTTCTTTTTGGCTAAACTGTCATTATTGTTATTGCACTTAACGTCAAATAATTGagaaagtatgaaaaaaaatcactagGAGATTAATCAATCCCAACCTCAGTTGACGCTAAGTACTATACCATCATATATTGATTATCAGAAAAGATTCGATCAgaataataaaaccaaaatactCTCATTCCATAACATTGAGAATTATGGGATGTGAAATACATAGGGTTTCTTATTAACTAATAAAAGCCCTAGCTTCTAAGCATCAATTAAACTTCTATTACTAAGACTCTGCATCTTTAGCCTCTTGAAGATAGCCGTACATGGGGTTCAAACCATACTAGCCATGGCCTGCTCACATATGATCAAGGGCTGCCATTCTTCTAGATTGTTGAGTAATGACACTGCttgttgatggatttttggatAGAACAATCTCATATCCATCATAATATGATTCCATCCCTTCAGCCATGATCTGCCAAAGCAAGCCGCCACCCATTCCTCCACTTCTCGCAGAGCTGtatatgtttgtataaacaGCATTCAAGAACGAATCCCTTGCATTTATACTATATCCTGGATCCTTGCTTGATTTTCCAAATTCAGCAAAAATCATTGGCTTCTTTATTATTGTCCTAGAGTCTGTCAAGTGGCTAGTCGTCCATGTTTGCAAGAAAGCCATTTGTGCATTATCATCCTTTCCATTCAGCCTATTGGAAATTAAATATCCAATCCATTAGCTTCAACTTGTCCTCAATAATTAgtaacactaaaaaaaaaaggattaataaaaatgtaGTACTCACCAAATATCGGGATATGCATGTATGGTTGTGAAATCAATCTCCCTAATAAGATGATTGCTAATAAAATCTGTGCCAACTTGGTAGCCGGGGTTGACTGGCTTCCTTTCTGGCAGTGAATCTCCATAGAATCCTTCCATACCTACTGTCAACAAGTGTTTGTTGTCAATAGATTTAACATAGCTTGCCATTTCTTGAACCCATCCCTGtcattgaaaattttagttAGTTCACTGAAGGGATCAGCTTTCCTTGAATCAATCACAACTACATGCATTAAAGTCTATCCATGCTTTGGGCATCAAGgctcacatttagggtttttccaGAGTAATCGATTTGGCAACGCGGTTCATTCATAAGTTCCCATGCCATGATTGTTGGGTCATCTTTGTAAGCAACTCCAGTGATTGTATTGACCCTTGTTATCACTCTCTGAACAAAAGTGAAACAAAAAGTTggtaaaaaaaccaaaagtatGTAATGTTCAAGACTTTTATGGCTATAATTTGTACATATATATACCTTGacat is drawn from Vitis riparia cultivar Riparia Gloire de Montpellier isolate 1030 chromosome 18, EGFV_Vit.rip_1.0, whole genome shotgun sequence and contains these coding sequences:
- the LOC117906414 gene encoding mannan endo-1,4-beta-mannosidase 5-like isoform X2 → MSTTAHMYAAVSWLLFLVTYFMPYLKASAAGLSVCRTWAFSDGGYQALQISPGVYDERVFQGLDFVISEARKNGIRLVLTLSNNYQDFGGRPQYVNWAKSAGVSVNNDDDFYINAVIKGYYKNHVKRVITRVNTITGVAYKDDPTIMAWELMNEPRCQIDYSGKTLNGWVQEMASYVKSIDNKHLLTVGMEGFYGDSLPERKPVNPGYQVGTDFISNHLIREIDFTTIHAYPDIWLNGKDDNAQMAFLQTWTTSHLTDSRTIIKKPMIFAEFGKSSKDPGYSINARDSFLNAVYTNIYSSARSGGMGGGLLWQIMAEGMESYYDGYEIVLSKNPSTSSVITQQSRRMAALDHM
- the LOC117906414 gene encoding mannan endo-1,4-beta-mannosidase 5-like isoform X1: MVCFSRIGFFWGLFLLAALACEARVLQNSGFVQTRNTQFILNGSPFFFNGFNSYWLMHISAEPSQRNKVSDVFRQASAAGLSVCRTWAFSDGGYQALQISPGVYDERVFQGLDFVISEARKNGIRLVLTLSNNYQDFGGRPQYVNWAKSAGVSVNNDDDFYINAVIKGYYKNHVKRVITRVNTITGVAYKDDPTIMAWELMNEPRCQIDYSGKTLNGWVQEMASYVKSIDNKHLLTVGMEGFYGDSLPERKPVNPGYQVGTDFISNHLIREIDFTTIHAYPDIWLNGKDDNAQMAFLQTWTTSHLTDSRTIIKKPMIFAEFGKSSKDPGYSINARDSFLNAVYTNIYSSARSGGMGGGLLWQIMAEGMESYYDGYEIVLSKNPSTSSVITQQSRRMAALDHM